From a single Planctellipticum variicoloris genomic region:
- a CDS encoding 3-hydroxyacyl-ACP dehydratase FabZ family protein, giving the protein MRWMWIDRFVEFERGKRARSIKNVSLAEEHLHDHFPGFPVMPNTLILEGLAQTGGILLGEVYDFEHVVVLAKVPKMTFHSWATPGDTLTYEAVLTDVRSEGGMVEVKATVGDRLVADGEIVFAHANESAVGGVKVDQRSFVFSMRLLGVLDVGKAGDGTNAAG; this is encoded by the coding sequence ATGCGCTGGATGTGGATCGACCGATTCGTCGAATTCGAACGCGGGAAACGTGCGCGGTCGATCAAGAACGTCTCGTTGGCCGAGGAACACCTGCACGACCATTTCCCGGGCTTCCCGGTCATGCCGAACACCCTCATTCTGGAGGGGCTGGCTCAGACCGGGGGGATTCTGCTCGGGGAAGTCTACGACTTTGAACACGTGGTCGTCCTCGCCAAAGTGCCGAAGATGACCTTCCATAGCTGGGCGACGCCGGGCGATACCCTCACCTACGAAGCGGTACTGACCGACGTCCGTTCCGAGGGGGGCATGGTGGAGGTCAAGGCGACGGTCGGCGACCGGCTGGTGGCCGACGGGGAAATCGTGTTCGCCCACGCGAACGAATCCGCGGTCGGCGGGGTCAAGGTCGATCAGAGAAGTTTCGTCTTCTCCATGCGGCTTCTGGGAGTCCTCGACGTCGGGAAGGCCGGCGATGGAACGAATGCAGCGGGCTGA